The genome window CTGGTAAGAGGTTCAGAAGCTTTTCAACAGCTTGTCTAGAGAGAAGCATAACTCAAGCAtatgggtcattccatgtgaaaacagccaatattggggtatcatgtacatgttatgttaccaaacgagggaatctgaagtttcaggtcaatatctcaaacggtttgcccgtggcgtcaatttgaatttcgggtgccacggccctaattgacacattggaattttacatttcatctgttgccatttttggaagcccgtaacgtctgttctaatagtggtagaaggctggaaactggtgtggtagttcattgtagcctgtactacacaattctggagtcagaatcaacattccttactgtttgggtgagaggtgggtcaccaaagtcctaaaaaatattgacggcatgtgtgattttttcactttttgggtggccctagcaccacaattaatgatcatatttattttaaacaggattatttgttatatatgagaaccttgctcttgccaaaatgaatttgaagggtatggtaccactggtgggggttttatgggggtccaaaaaccctcttcggcagaggtgactcttttggaaccccatatttggacccccaaatgaccatgtgggcacttgatgatcctaataggatttataccagataaagatacatatttgttctttcttttaatgaaataaaacctttgactatgaagctccataatattattaattttATTCTTCGTAATGCATCATTTTGGACATTGTTTCCAGAAGTCTGGAATGTAGATCAGGGAGAATTTAGTGATGATAAAGCATGAAAATAGTGGAAATAACTTAGTATTATTCTCAGCAGGGTCAATTAGGGCTGTGGCAAccgaaattcaaatggacgccacaggcaaaccgtttgagatattgacctgatacttcagattcctttgtttggtaacataaggcatattttcaccgcttttcagcgaaatctgagaggtgtcatgtacatgggtggctgagttggcgtggaatgacccatatgaaacaatgttttgtgtgttgtatttTTACACCATAACTTAtttttgtctgttcttgtgACAGGGCAGTTGATTCTGTCTGTCGATAAGGATACCTATGAGCAGCTGGGTTTGGAGGGAAAACCATCCCAATATAAACATAGAAAGGTGTTGAGATATGGTGAGTCATCTCTGCATGCTGACCAGTTATTACCTTGAGCATGGGGAACTTGTGTAATAGCCAACACACTTATGAAAAGAAACTTACAGAGGAAGCGAAAAGCTAAAGATACATATGCTGTAATGGGTAGGCTCTCAGTActtgcattttgttttatttaagtcCCATATTTCTCAATCCTCTGCAGTTGTGACTGTAGACTTGACAGACAAGTTGATGAGTCCAGGTGCAAAGGGACACCAGCGGCTGATGACCAGTCTGAAAGAATGGGTGCCAATGAAATGTGACTTGTTGATTACCAGCAAAATGACAGGTGAGTGACTGGGGGCAAGTTCAATTTCATAACGGGCACATCGTTTTTGCTACGGTTTACTGATTGAACGACATGTTTGAACACATGATCGAAATGGTGTTCAACAAGGTTTGAGGTATGTTTTCTGTGATTGGTAGGTGTGTCAAAGGTGCAGTCCTATCAGCGACCacatgtatacaaaatccaCACAGTGTGCAGTGTATCCATGTAAAGTCATTTACAGATGAAGGATAAGAATGAGAACAAAATTAATCATATTTACATACGCTTTTATCAGGCTTGGACATTTTGAAAAGAAGGCAAACAGCTGTGCTTGCATGAACAACTGTTCACAAGTGTTCTCTGCACCATTGTTTATGTTGAATCAAACGCCTTGCAACATTTTGTCCTGGTTGACCTCAACCCCTCCCCACAGACAATAATTTGAACACATAACTCCTACTCAAACCGGTTATATTATAGAAACCAAAAAAATCAGGTGTGATGTACTGCTGTGTGTATCCACACAGTAAGGTAAACTTGCTCACTAACCTTACCTTGGGTTTCATTTCTTAAACCATTGCTTATTGCGGTCAGCCGCTGATGGGGATGGTGGGGCCTTGCGGACTCTCCTCTCCCAGTACAGCTTTGAAGAGTGCAGGCCTGCGCTGCAGACCCGTACACTGAAGGAGACACCctgcccctctctcctctcctctgacctGATTGGAGAGAAGTCATGTGACCCACATCACTTCCTGGAGTGGCTGGGGGCAGTCAGTATGGACATCAGTTGGCAAGTGTTGATCGTTTCTCACTGCTAGGTATCATCAGTATTTGGCATGCCTGGTTTCTCACTGGTTTTCTGTGACTTTTATTGCAGTGACAATGAGGCATCCAGTTTTCTTTCAACGTATGTCTGTCCTGAGCCACAGAACATCATGAATCAAGGGTTACTGTGCTCCATTACTGGGTTCCTGATTCCTGAGAACATATACTCACTGCTTCTAGAGCTCAGGTTAGACTTTCATTTGCTCCTAATTCGCTGTTGATCATGTGGTAGTGAAGGATTATCTGATGCAGTCTGAAGCAATTTGTTGTAGGGTCCAATCACCGATAATGTCCTAGAAAAAGTTCTCTAGAAAAGTATGGGTACCCAGCAGTGCTTGAGTCTAATTCATAACTCCCTTTTTTTATTCCAGGCGTTATTTTGATGAGCCCAAGTTCACCTCCTGGCTTTCCATGACTGTGCATGGCTTTATGGACAGCCCAGTCTCTTGGGGAACCACAGAACACGGGTTCCTGAAGGGTGGGGAGAACTTCTACAACTTTGTTTGCTTCAGGAACCAGGACTACTGGTTGCACATGGCCACAAGCTCACATGATGGCTGCCCACCCTAGAACCAATGAGAGAAAGTGGACATTTTCCAAGACCTTTGGTAAATCTGGAACCAACATTTACTTCATCATTAGATTTTCCATGTTTCCAAGTCTGTGGTAATGTTTTCAGCTTGATTTCAGTAAGTTCTGTTACACAAAGAAAACATAGTAAGCATGATATGTGAAATAAGTTTATTTTGACAGTTGTATATATTTTATGAATCTATTAAAAAAATCTTTACAGATTGTACAGTGTAAGtatgtatacatttatatatTCCATTTGTATACAAGTTCAACTACATGGAAAAGATCCAGAGACAAAAAATACTGTACCAGTATTTTATACTAAAGGCAATCCACATTATATACAGTTCTCCACTCTGGAGGGAAACAGTTTAGGACTTCACACATACATCTGTAGAGGTCCATTTTAATCTCTTTCATTTTAAGGAGAAAATCAGTGGAAGGTCTGCAAGGTAAGTTTTAATCAGATCGATTTGTGGAACACATACCCTTACGTCCAGTTATACAAGTTGTTTGGGCCTCACAGTTGGAAATGGACCATAATTTCAATAGTCTAGTTAGAATGATGGGATGCTTCATTTTTATCACCCTTAAAAACTCAGATTCGACATGACACTGACATGAATTTGATGAAATTATCCAATTTAGAGTAACCATGGTCTTCCAAATGAGATGAACGTGCCATTTACATTGCGGGAACCACATCAGGATGTTAAATAAAAAGACAAATATATAAAAGATTTACCCTAAAGTTAAGTGTAAAAGTACATAAATCAAACTTAGGGTGGTAGataattattttttcaactttttaaTAATACAGACAGATCTATATGTTCAATcagttttaaatatttaaatacttAGCACTgcataaataataattatttcatCACTACAAGAAaacagtagtttttttttttccataaaagATTTCAGGGTGAAGTTAGCTAAGTGGGTATTTATTCCAGCCGTTGATTACTCTAGCCTGTGAGGATAATGGGGAAAATGGCCTGTGACATGGAGGAGGTTGTATTAACAAAACACAATGGCAATACAATATTTACAAAGAAGCATAATTAACCCAAAAAAACACACGTTTGACCAGCACTTTAGACACCACCAACAGCTGGGTAGCAGTGCACAGTGCCAAGTCAGCAAGGAAGCATTGGAGGTTTCACCAAGGAAGATGGAAGGTTATAGATTAtgttttgttgatttttttaaatttctgtGGCAGACAGACTGTCCACTTGTGGTACTAAGGACCAACACAACTGCTGTGCTTTGACATACTCCTCCCTCTAACCACAGAGGAAAAGACAACCCAAATTCCATTTTGAGTCAAAGTGCAAATTTGATCAAGTTCACATCAGGATGGGCCTTCACGAACGGGGATGTACAAGGCAACACTTTGGATCTCCACAGGCCCTCCACACATATAGACACGCACACTCAAAAATGCAGTCACTTTTCCTGACAGACTCACTTCATATTTCTTTAACTTagcattaaataaaaaatgactACACTTAACTTAGGCAATAGCATTGATAGTAACCTCAAACATTTTTGGTGATAAAAATGACCCAAAGCATTTGTCAGTGGCGACTTTAGCTTTGGCAATTCCACTGTATTACTACACAAATAAGACAAACAGCAAGGTCTACAAGGTACAATTACATAATACCTTATCTGTGAAGTGTGAGCCCATCTTATATGGTGCTTCAGGTCCCACCGTGATGATCTTAGGAGAGCCAGTCAGTAAAAAAGTAATGTGTGTACAGCTCTGAGGTAAGGTATTCCCTGTGACTACCTCAAGGCCAACATGAAACCTCTGTTACAGTCCCATAGTGGAAAGCCTTCTGTTGTATGTCCACTTTACCCGTTACACACCCACTGTGTTGTTCTCAACTCCATCAATAGCCTAGGCAACCTCCCCATTTCACCATGTTCCACAAATGCCTAAGCTGTGCACACCGAGTATATTCTATGTGGTAGGTTAAAGTAAAACGTTACCTTGACTGACCACCAACTCCAAGCATAGATAGGCCCAAATAAGCATGTACACCAAACGACCTGGGAGA of Alosa sapidissima isolate fAloSap1 chromosome 1, fAloSap1.pri, whole genome shotgun sequence contains these proteins:
- the rpp40 gene encoding ribonuclease P protein subunit p40; this encodes MSPELEQSPRSLLVCEKSSFMNEKARYDTHVSKHCFNYKVSIVIPECASLPASIGGVINSFNTYYRVRDLPLYKLLEENVIEKVVKKGHFYALSYNTRIDEDNTIAFLPTGQLILSVDKDTYEQLGLEGKPSQYKHRKVLRYVVTVDLTDKLMSPGAKGHQRLMTSLKEWVPMKCDLLITSKMTAADGDGGALRTLLSQYSFEECRPALQTRTLKETPCPSLLSSDLIGEKSCDPHHFLEWLGAVSMDISCDNEASSFLSTYVCPEPQNIMNQGLLCSITGFLIPENIYSLLLELRRYFDEPKFTSWLSMTVHGFMDSPVSWGTTEHGFLKGGENFYNFVCFRNQDYWLHMATSSHDGCPP